GGCCCCCCGGAAGGGTTGCCGAAGGCCTCTTCCTCCGCATTGACAACAGGGGCGGGCAATGGGAGTGTACTGAGTGAATTCCCATGTCCGGACAGTGTGTTTTGTCAATCGAACAGAGGGGAGGCAGGCCATGAGGGCTGACGAGTACATCCAGCTTGAGGACCAGTACGGGGCGCACAACTACAAGCCTTTGGACGTGGTGCTTTCGCGCGGCAGTGGCGTATGGGTGTGGGACGTGGATGGCAACCAGTACATGGACTGCCTTTCCGCGTATTCGGCCGTGAATCAGGGGCATTGTCATCCGCGCATACTGTCGGCCATGCAGACGCAGGCCGAGCGGCTGACCTTGACCTCGCGCGCGTTCCGCAACGATCAGCTCGGGCTGTTGTATCGGGAGCTGTGCGACCTGACCCGTTCGCACAAGGTGCTGCCCATGAATTCCGGGGCCGAGGCCGTGGAGACCGCGATCAAGGCCGTGCGCAAATGGGGGTATCTGGTCCGGGGCGTCCCCGAGAACAAGGCCGAAATCATCGTGTGCGCGGACAATTTTCATGGCCGCACCATCACCATCATCAGCTTTTCCACGGACCCCACGTCCACCACGGACTTCGGGCCGTTCACGCCCGGATTCAGGGTGATTCCGTATGGCGATGCACAGGCGCTGGCCGACGCGATCACGGACAATACGGTCGCGTTTCTGGTGGAGCCGATCCAGGGCGAAGCCGGGGTGATCATTCCGCCGGACGGATACCTGCGCAAGGTGCGGCGCATCTGCGACGATGCGGGAATAGCCCTGATACTGGACGAAATCCAGACAGGGCTGGGCCGCACCGGCAAACTGCTGGCCGAGGAGCACGAGGGCATCGAAGCCGACCTGACGTTGATTGGAAAGGCGCTGTCCGGCGGGTTTTATCCGGTGTCGGCCGTGCTTTCCAATACCGAGATACTGGGCGTGCTCAAGCCCGGGGAACACGGGTCCACGTTCGGGGGCAATCCGCTGGCCTGCGCCGTGGCCCGGGCCGCATTGCGCGTGCTGGTCGACGAGGGCCTGATCGGCAATGCTGCGCGCATGGGCGACCATTTTCTGTCCCGGCTGCGGGAGATCGAAAATCCCGATATCCGGGAGGTGCGCGGCAAAGGGCTGCTGCTGGCCGTGGAATTCCATCCCGAGGCCGGGGGAGCGCGCCAGTACTGCGAACGCCTCAGGCAGGCCGGGCTGCTCTGCAAGGAGACGCATCACGACATCATCCGTTTTGCCCCGCCTCTGGTCATTACCCGGGATCAGGTGGATTGGGCGGTGGACCGGGCCGCGCCCATCCTGTCCGCATAGCCGGACAGCGCATTCCCCGTTGCATTGCTTGCGAAATTCAGGAGTCGGAACATGGTCGAGAACGTCATCATCATGGGAGCGGCAGGCAGGGATTTCCACAACTTCAACGTCTATTTCCGGGGCAACCCGCGTTACAACGTGGTCTGTTTCACGGCCACGCAGATTCCGGACATCGACGGTCGCCGATATCCGTCTGAGCTGGCCGGGGACGCGTATCCCGAGGGCATTCCCATTGTGCCGGACGCGGATATTGCCGGGCTGATCCGGGAAAATCGCGTTGATCTGGTCATGTTCGCGTATTCCGACATTTCCCATGCCGAGGTCATGCGCAAGGCGTCCGTGGTCACGGCCTCGGGCGCGGATTTCATGATCGCGGGCGTGCCCTATACCATGATCAAGGCCAACAGACCCGTGATCTCGGTCTGCGCGGTACGCACGGGCTGC
Above is a window of Pseudodesulfovibrio tunisiensis DNA encoding:
- the rocD gene encoding ornithine--oxo-acid transaminase, whose translation is MRADEYIQLEDQYGAHNYKPLDVVLSRGSGVWVWDVDGNQYMDCLSAYSAVNQGHCHPRILSAMQTQAERLTLTSRAFRNDQLGLLYRELCDLTRSHKVLPMNSGAEAVETAIKAVRKWGYLVRGVPENKAEIIVCADNFHGRTITIISFSTDPTSTTDFGPFTPGFRVIPYGDAQALADAITDNTVAFLVEPIQGEAGVIIPPDGYLRKVRRICDDAGIALILDEIQTGLGRTGKLLAEEHEGIEADLTLIGKALSGGFYPVSAVLSNTEILGVLKPGEHGSTFGGNPLACAVARAALRVLVDEGLIGNAARMGDHFLSRLREIENPDIREVRGKGLLLAVEFHPEAGGARQYCERLRQAGLLCKETHHDIIRFAPPLVITRDQVDWAVDRAAPILSA